In the genome of Hyphomicrobium sp. ghe19, the window TTGTAGGGATAGGCGCCGTCGGCTGGAAAGATCGTGTCGTTCTTTCCCCAGACGATCAGCGCCGGTGGCTGCCGCTCCCGAAAGAATTCTTGAAACGTCGGATAGAGAGGCACGTTCGTCCCGTAATCCAGAAACAGATCAAGCTGGATATCCTTATTGCCCGGCCGATCGAGGAGGGGCTGATCGTGGCCCCAATTATCGGGGTCTATGCGCGTCACATCGCTGACACCGTCGGTGTACTGAAATTTCGTTGTCTCCGGTTTCACGAGAAAGCTCAGCGCCTCCCGGTGCGCGTCGGAGCCATCGGCCCAATAGGCCTTGATCGGGTCCCAGAATTTCTTGAGGCCCTCCTCGTAGGCGTTGCCGTTCTGGATGACGAGCGCCGTGACGCGTTCCGGATGCTTGATCGCAAGCCTGTAGCCGACGGGTGCGCCGTAATCCATCAGATAGAGCGCGTACTGCTGAACGCCGAGCTTGGCGACCAAGCCGTCCATGAGATCGGCATAGTGGGCAAACGTGTAGGCGAATTGCTTATGATCGGGCGCAGCGCTTTCGCCGAATCCCGGATAATCCGGTGCAATGACGTGATAGCGGTCGGCGAGGGCCGGGATGAGGTTGCGGAACATGTGAGAAGACGTTGGAAATCCGTGCAGCAACAGCACGACGGGCGCATCGGCGGGACCGGCCTCGCGATAGAAGATGCTGACGCCGTCGACGTCGGCG includes:
- a CDS encoding alpha/beta hydrolase; its protein translation is MAAAATPVTHYRTADVDGVSIFYREAGPADAPVVLLLHGFPTSSHMFRNLIPALADRYHVIAPDYPGFGESAAPDHKQFAYTFAHYADLMDGLVAKLGVQQYALYLMDYGAPVGYRLAIKHPERVTALVIQNGNAYEEGLKKFWDPIKAYWADGSDAHREALSFLVKPETTKFQYTDGVSDVTRIDPDNWGHDQPLLDRPGNKDIQLDLFLDYGTNVPLYPTFQEFFRERQPPALIVWGKNDTIFPADGAYPYKRDLPKVEFHLLDTGHFALEDKADEMVPLIHDFLDRNLAPKGGP